The following proteins are encoded in a genomic region of Triticum dicoccoides isolate Atlit2015 ecotype Zavitan chromosome 1B, WEW_v2.0, whole genome shotgun sequence:
- the LOC119348710 gene encoding NADH dehydrogenase [ubiquinone] 1 alpha subcomplex subunit 1-like has translation MARFRFHWLEAMLPLGIIGGFLCIMGNGQYYIHRAAHGRPKHIGNDMWDVAMERRDKKLVDKPAAN, from the exons ATGGCGAGGTTCCGGTTCCACTGGCTGGAGGCCATGCTGCCGCTGGGCATCATCGGCGGCTTCCTCTGCATCATGGGCAACGGCCAGTACTACATCCACAGGGCCGCGCACGGCAGG CCGAAGCACATCGGgaacgacatgtgggacgtcgccaTGGAGCGCCGTGACAAGAAGCTCGTCGACAAGCCCGCCGCCAACTAG
- the LOC119308354 gene encoding stress response protein NST1-like, with protein sequence MAESRTPAVVGRKLQIRRKTCSVDMRSAHLNLGTPDLMSPMMTDFESPQIKASRDVANVMAAKVKLLQRELKTVNADLAFSKERCAQLEEETRLHRAGNNDHAANEDLVRKQLETLLAEKARLATENTVYARENRFLREIVDLNQLTVVGLQEDIIEEEEEEEEYEEEEEEYEEEEEAEHDTPANPGTAPPKPPSHHTDNVHVAAPQPPSRRTDNAAVPAPKSPSHRTDNAPVAAPQSPSRRTDNVPVTVPQSPSRRTENVPVASPCTDNAPESRSKDNSSNAAIGVAGSPMHRSPKEDEGSQQTNPIRDNCSPEKASQQQQCQD encoded by the exons ATGGCGGAGAGCAggacgccggcggtggtggggaggAAGCTGCAGATCAGGAGGAAGACGTGCAGCGTGGACATGCGGAGCGCCCACCTGAACCTGGGCACCCCCGACCTCATGTCGCCGATGATGACCGACTTCGAGTCGCCCCAGATCAAAGCTTCTCGCGAC GTGGCGAACGTGATGGCGGCCAAGGTGAAGCTGCTGCAGCGGGAGCTCAAGACGGTGAACGCCGACCTGGCCTTCTCCAAGGAGCGGTGCGCGCAgctggaggaggagacccgcctgcacCGGGCCGGCAACAACGACCACGCCGCCAACGAGGACCTG GTACGGAAGCAGCTGGAGACGCTGCTGGCGGAGAAGGCGCGGCTGGCCACTGAGAACACGGTGTACGCCAGGGAGAACCGGTTCCTGCGGGAGATCGTCGACCTCAACCAGCTAACCGTGGTCGGCCTCCAAGAGGACAtcatcgaggaggaggaagaagaagaagaatacgaggaggaagaagaagaatacgaggaggaggaagaggccgaGCACGACACACCGGCCAACCCCGGCACTGCCCCTCCCAAGCCCCCCTCACATCACACCGACAATGTGCATGTTGCTGCCCCACAGCCGCCCTCTCGCCGCACCGACAATGCGGCTGTTCCTGCCCCCAAGTCTCCCTCACATCGCACCGACAATGCACCGGTTGCTGCCCCCCAGTCGCCCTCTCGCCGCACCGACAATGTGCCAGTTACTGTCCCACAGTCGCCCTCTCGCCGCACTGAAAATGTGCCGGTTGCATCTCCCTGCACCGACAATGCGCCGGAGTCGAGGAGCAAAGACAACAGCAGCAACGCTGCCATCGGAGTTGCCGGGTCGCCCATGCACCGGAGTCCAAAGGAAGATGAAGGTTCACAGCAGACAAACCCCATTCGAGATAATTGCTCGCCGGAGAAGGCCTCCCAGCAGCAGCAATGCCAAGACTGA